A stretch of the Bubalus kerabau isolate K-KA32 ecotype Philippines breed swamp buffalo chromosome 11, PCC_UOA_SB_1v2, whole genome shotgun sequence genome encodes the following:
- the IL1A gene encoding interleukin-1 alpha, whose translation MAKVPDLFEDLKNCYSENEDYSSEIDHLSLNQKSFYDASYEPLREDQMDKFMSLDTSETSKTSRLSFKENVVMVAASGKILKKRRLSLNQFITDDDLEAIANNTEEEIIKPRSAHYSFQSNVKYNFMRVIHQECILNDALNQSIIRDMSGPYLTAATLNNLEEAVKFDMVAYVSEEDSQLPVTLRISKTQLFVSAQNEDEPVLLKEMPETPKIIKDETNLLFFWEKHGSMDYFKSVAHPKLFIATKQEKLVHMASGPPSVTDFQILEK comes from the exons ATGGCCAAAGTCCCTGACCTCTTTGAAGACCTGAAGAACTGTTACAG TGAAAATGAAGACTACAGTTCTGAAATTGACCACCTCTCTCTCAATCAG AAGTCCTTCTATGATGCAAGCTATGAGCCACTTCGTGAGGACCAGATGGATAAGTTTATGTCCCTGGATACCTCGGAAACCTCTAAGACATCCAGGCTTAGCTTCAAGGAGAATGTGGTGATGGTGGCAGCCAGTGGGAAGATTCTGAAGAAGAGACGGTTGAGTTTAAATCAGTTCATCACCGATGACGACCTAGAAGCCATTGCCAATAATACAGAAGAAG AAATCATCAAGCCCAGATCAGCACATTACAGCTTCCAGAGTAACGTGAAATACAACTTTATGAGAGTCATCCACCAGGAATGCATCCTGAACGACGCCCTCAATCAAAGTATAATTCGAGATATGTCAGGTCCATACCTGACGGCTGCTACATTAAATAATCTGGAGGAGGCAG TGAAATTTGACATGGTTGCTTATGTATCAGAAGAGGATTCTCAGCTTCCTGTGACTCTAAGAATCTCAAAAACTCAACTGTTTGTGAGTGCTCAAAATGAAGACGAACCTGTCTTGCTAAAG GAGATGCCCGAGACACCCAAAATCATCAAAGATGAGACCAACCTCCTCTTCTTCTGGGAAAAGCATGGCTCTATGGACTACTTCAAATCCGTTGCCCATCCAAAGTTGTTTATTGCCACAAAGCAAGAAAAATTGGTGCACATGGCAAGTGGGCCGCCCTCGGTCACTGACTTTCAGATATTGGAAAAATAG